One window of the Amycolatopsis mediterranei genome contains the following:
- a CDS encoding dienelactone hydrolase family protein translates to MASKPKQLLAELTHPGPHEVLRGDLALVGLPGVVYTPRAGLGLPAVAFGHGWLQPPDRYRELLRHLASWGIVAAAPATQRGPLPSHRLLAADLLTTLDVVTTVRLGPDGISVDPAKLGLAGHSTGGGSAVLAAAQDARSDHPRIKAVATITAAQTLPPATESAQAITVPGLHLAAEDDLVAPAVAHAEAIAGAWGGDDVQLRFLGKASHLGVTEGRHWSQLFMHGKPHRKTQQLTRALFTAFFLTHLTGTGKYRPLLEADVKRAPIEREEEPAH, encoded by the coding sequence ATGGCCAGCAAGCCCAAGCAGCTGCTCGCGGAGTTGACGCACCCGGGTCCGCACGAGGTCCTGCGCGGCGACCTCGCCCTGGTCGGGCTGCCCGGCGTGGTCTACACGCCGCGCGCCGGGCTCGGGTTGCCGGCCGTCGCCTTCGGGCACGGCTGGCTGCAGCCGCCCGATCGGTACCGGGAGCTGCTGCGCCACCTCGCGAGCTGGGGCATCGTCGCCGCCGCGCCGGCCACCCAGCGCGGGCCGCTGCCCTCGCACCGGCTGCTCGCCGCCGACCTCTTGACCACCCTCGACGTCGTCACGACCGTCCGGCTCGGCCCGGACGGCATCAGCGTCGACCCCGCCAAGCTCGGCCTCGCCGGCCACTCGACCGGCGGTGGCTCCGCCGTGCTCGCCGCGGCGCAGGACGCGCGGAGTGACCACCCGCGGATCAAGGCCGTCGCCACCATCACGGCAGCCCAGACGCTGCCGCCGGCCACCGAGTCGGCGCAAGCGATCACCGTCCCCGGCCTGCACCTCGCCGCCGAAGACGACCTGGTCGCCCCCGCTGTCGCGCACGCCGAAGCCATCGCGGGCGCCTGGGGCGGTGACGACGTCCAGCTGCGGTTCCTCGGCAAGGCGTCCCACCTGGGCGTCACCGAGGGCAGGCACTGGTCGCAGCTGTTCATGCACGGCAAGCCGCACCGCAAGACGCAGCAGCTCACCCGCGCGCTGTTCACGGCCTTCTTCCTGACCCACCTGACCGGCACCGGCAAGTACCGGCCCCTGCTCGAGGCGGACGTCAAGCGCGCCCCCATCGAGCGGGAAGAGGAACCCGCCCACTGA
- the glmS gene encoding glutamine--fructose-6-phosphate transaminase (isomerizing) gives MCGIVGYVGHRPALDVVLGGLRRMEYRGYDSAGVAVLDGAGALTVERKAGRLANLEGRLDEVGREHFGGTAGMGHTRWATHGAPVDRNSHPHRDASQRVAVVHNGIIENFAALRTELEADGVEMASDTDTETAAHLVARAYTEGDTKGDLTASVAAVCRRLEGAFTLVVTHADHPDTIVAARRSSPLVVGVGEGEHFVASDVAAFIEHTREAVELGQDQLVVITREGYEVLDFHGDAAQAKPFTVDWDLSAAEKGGHEYFMLKEIEEQPEALANTLRGHFESGRIILDEQRISDQDLRDVDKVFVVACGSAYHSGLVAKYAIEHWTRLPVEVELASEFRYRDPVLDRDTLVVAVSQSGETADTLEAVRHAREQKARVLAVCNTNGAQIPRESDAVLYTHAGPEIGVASTKAFLAQIAANYLVGLALAQARGTKYPDEVAREYAELEAMPAAVQKVLSTVEQVRDLGRRIADSKAILFLGRHVGFPVALEGALKLKELAYMHAEGFAAGELKHGPIALIEDGLPVVVVMPSPKGRAVLHSKLVSNISEIQARGARTIVIAEEGDETVRPFADELIEVPAVPTLLQPLVSTVPLQVLAAEIARARGYDVDKPRNLAKSVTVE, from the coding sequence GTGTGTGGAATCGTGGGATATGTCGGGCACCGCCCGGCTCTGGACGTCGTCCTCGGCGGGCTCCGGCGCATGGAGTACCGCGGTTACGACTCCGCCGGTGTCGCGGTCCTCGACGGCGCCGGTGCGCTGACCGTCGAGCGCAAGGCGGGCCGGCTGGCCAACCTGGAAGGCCGGCTCGACGAGGTCGGCCGCGAGCACTTCGGCGGCACCGCCGGCATGGGGCACACCCGCTGGGCCACCCACGGCGCGCCCGTCGACCGCAACTCGCACCCGCACCGCGACGCCTCGCAGCGCGTTGCCGTCGTGCACAACGGCATCATCGAAAACTTCGCCGCCCTCCGCACCGAGCTCGAAGCCGACGGCGTCGAGATGGCCAGCGACACCGACACCGAGACCGCCGCCCACCTGGTGGCCCGCGCGTACACCGAAGGCGACACCAAGGGCGACCTCACCGCCAGCGTCGCCGCCGTCTGCCGCCGCCTCGAAGGCGCGTTCACCCTGGTCGTGACGCACGCCGACCACCCGGACACGATCGTGGCCGCCCGCCGGTCTTCGCCGCTGGTCGTCGGGGTCGGCGAGGGGGAGCACTTCGTCGCCTCCGACGTCGCCGCCTTCATCGAGCACACCCGCGAGGCCGTCGAGCTCGGCCAGGACCAGCTCGTCGTCATCACCCGCGAGGGCTACGAAGTCCTGGACTTCCACGGCGACGCCGCCCAGGCCAAGCCGTTCACCGTCGACTGGGACCTCTCCGCCGCCGAGAAGGGCGGCCACGAGTACTTCATGCTCAAGGAGATCGAGGAGCAGCCCGAGGCGCTGGCCAACACGCTGCGCGGGCACTTCGAGTCCGGCCGGATCATCCTCGACGAGCAGCGCATCTCGGACCAGGACCTGCGTGACGTCGACAAGGTCTTCGTCGTCGCCTGCGGCTCGGCCTACCACTCCGGCCTGGTCGCCAAGTACGCCATCGAGCACTGGACGCGGCTGCCGGTCGAGGTCGAGCTGGCCTCGGAATTCCGCTACCGCGACCCGGTGCTGGACCGCGACACGCTGGTCGTCGCCGTGTCCCAGTCCGGCGAGACGGCGGACACGCTCGAAGCCGTCCGGCACGCGCGCGAGCAGAAGGCACGCGTCCTGGCCGTCTGCAACACCAACGGCGCGCAGATCCCGCGCGAGTCCGACGCTGTCCTCTACACGCACGCCGGGCCTGAGATCGGCGTTGCCTCGACCAAGGCGTTCCTCGCCCAGATCGCGGCCAACTACCTGGTCGGCCTGGCGCTGGCGCAGGCCCGCGGCACGAAGTACCCGGACGAGGTCGCGCGCGAGTACGCCGAGCTGGAGGCCATGCCCGCGGCCGTCCAGAAGGTACTGTCCACTGTGGAGCAGGTGCGCGATCTCGGCCGCCGGATCGCCGACTCGAAGGCGATCCTGTTCCTCGGCAGGCACGTCGGCTTCCCGGTCGCTCTGGAAGGCGCGCTGAAGCTCAAGGAGCTCGCGTACATGCACGCCGAAGGCTTCGCCGCCGGCGAGCTCAAGCACGGCCCGATCGCGCTGATCGAAGACGGCCTGCCGGTCGTCGTCGTGATGCCCTCGCCCAAGGGCCGCGCGGTGCTGCACTCGAAGCTCGTGTCGAACATCAGCGAGATCCAGGCGCGCGGCGCCCGCACCATCGTCATCGCCGAAGAGGGCGACGAGACGGTCCGGCCGTTCGCCGACGAGCTCATCGAGGTCCCGGCGGTGCCGACGCTGCTGCAGCCGCTGGTGTCCACCGTGCCGCTGCAGGTGCTGGCCGCGGAGATCGCCCGCGCCCGCGGGTACGACGTCGACAAGCCGCGTAACCTGGCGAAGTCCGTCACCGTGGAGTAA
- a CDS encoding bifunctional ADP-dependent NAD(P)H-hydrate dehydratase/NAD(P)H-hydrate epimerase, with protein MQGIWTTERIREAEARAFAVTPEGELMRRASFGLSVQLADFLDDHTGGVSGRRVVLLVGSGDNGGDALWAGAFLRRRGVAVTAILLKPEKAHAKGLAALKRAGGRVVSAADGPQWIAKADVVVDGIVGISGRGPLRPEAARLVELAEAPIVAVDLPSGVDPDTGAVDGPAVRAARTVTFGALKPVHVLAPAWCGEVVLVDIGLELTDPSLRRLDIVDVAAAWPVPGPEDDKYSQGVVGVAAGSATYPGAAVLAAGSAVRATSGLVRYAGHAADTVRAQWPEVIATGTVADAGRVQAWVVGPGIGTGSDGRDVLRYVLGQGVPVCADADATTIIAKSPEVLDARDPDTPLVLTPHAGEYERLMGRAPGADRVTAAREAAKKYDAVVLLKGHCTVIAAPDGRVAVNTPRGAWLATAGSGDVLSGLVGALLAAGLDPWLAAAAAAHVHSLAGAIAAQNAPTSASGLVHAIPEAIRSIRSLTS; from the coding sequence GTGCAGGGAATCTGGACCACGGAACGGATTCGCGAAGCGGAGGCTCGGGCGTTCGCCGTCACGCCCGAGGGCGAGCTGATGCGGCGGGCGTCGTTCGGCTTGTCGGTGCAGCTCGCGGACTTCCTCGACGACCACACCGGCGGCGTGTCCGGCCGCCGGGTCGTCCTGCTGGTCGGCTCGGGCGACAACGGCGGTGATGCCCTGTGGGCCGGGGCGTTCCTGCGCCGCCGCGGGGTGGCCGTCACGGCGATCCTGCTCAAGCCCGAGAAGGCGCACGCAAAGGGACTCGCAGCGCTGAAGCGCGCCGGCGGGCGGGTGGTGTCCGCCGCGGACGGTCCACAGTGGATCGCGAAGGCGGACGTCGTCGTCGACGGGATCGTCGGCATCTCCGGCCGCGGCCCGCTGCGGCCCGAAGCGGCCCGGCTCGTCGAGCTGGCCGAGGCCCCGATCGTCGCGGTCGACCTGCCCAGCGGCGTCGACCCGGACACCGGCGCGGTCGACGGCCCGGCGGTGCGGGCGGCCCGCACGGTGACGTTCGGCGCCCTCAAGCCGGTGCACGTGCTGGCGCCGGCCTGGTGCGGCGAGGTCGTGCTGGTCGACATCGGTCTCGAGCTGACCGACCCGTCGCTGCGGCGCCTCGACATCGTGGACGTCGCCGCGGCCTGGCCGGTGCCGGGCCCGGAGGACGACAAGTACAGCCAGGGCGTGGTGGGCGTCGCGGCGGGCTCGGCGACCTACCCCGGGGCGGCGGTGCTGGCCGCAGGCTCGGCGGTTCGCGCGACCTCGGGCCTGGTGCGCTACGCGGGCCACGCGGCGGACACCGTCCGCGCGCAGTGGCCGGAGGTCATTGCCACCGGCACGGTGGCCGACGCGGGCCGCGTCCAGGCGTGGGTGGTCGGGCCGGGCATCGGCACCGGCTCCGACGGGCGCGACGTGCTGCGGTACGTCCTGGGTCAGGGCGTCCCGGTCTGCGCCGACGCCGACGCGACGACGATCATCGCGAAGTCCCCGGAGGTCCTCGACGCGCGCGACCCGGACACGCCGCTGGTCCTGACCCCGCACGCGGGCGAGTACGAGCGCCTGATGGGCCGCGCGCCGGGAGCGGACCGGGTGACGGCGGCGCGCGAAGCGGCGAAGAAGTACGACGCGGTGGTGCTGTTGAAGGGGCATTGCACGGTGATCGCGGCCCCGGACGGCCGGGTCGCGGTGAACACCCCCCGCGGCGCCTGGCTGGCGACGGCGGGCTCGGGTGACGTCCTGTCCGGCCTGGTCGGCGCCCTCCTGGCGGCGGGCCTGGACCCCTGGCTGGCCGCGGCGGCCGCCGCCCACGTCCACTCGCTCGCGGGCGCGATCGCGGCCCAGAACGCCCCGACCTCGGCGTCGGGCCTGGTCCACGCGATCCCGGAGGCCATCCGGTCGATCCGCTCGCTAACGTCCTGA
- a CDS encoding DeoR/GlpR family DNA-binding transcription regulator: protein MSGGTAASGDRKTRPSDAVVEQRRQDILDHVIEEGEARIDDLTSKFKVSLMTMHRDLDDLAERRLLRKLRGKVEAYPALTIESAARFRDTLHHGEKEALGQAAANHVQPGQTVFVDDSTTLLPLVKRLAEIDALTVVTNSLHAARLLGPQVEVVLAGGRYSHEYDSCAGPEVLNLLDSIRADVSFVSVTAVAVGRLFHPDRDYAELKKAALKVANHTVLVVDHSKFGRTATYAHGDVGDYDLLITGQATPTEEIEAALNAGTAIEIVEHVAEGQPYDS from the coding sequence GTGAGCGGCGGCACAGCAGCATCCGGAGACCGGAAGACCCGGCCGTCCGATGCCGTCGTCGAGCAGCGGCGGCAGGACATCCTCGATCACGTCATCGAGGAGGGCGAGGCCCGGATCGACGACCTGACGTCGAAGTTCAAGGTCAGCCTGATGACCATGCACCGCGACCTCGACGACCTGGCCGAACGCCGGCTCCTGCGCAAGCTGCGCGGCAAGGTCGAGGCCTACCCGGCGCTCACCATCGAGAGCGCCGCCCGCTTCCGCGACACGCTCCACCACGGCGAAAAGGAAGCCCTCGGCCAGGCCGCCGCGAACCACGTGCAGCCCGGCCAGACCGTCTTCGTCGACGACTCCACCACCCTCCTCCCGCTGGTCAAGCGGCTCGCCGAGATCGACGCCCTCACCGTCGTCACCAACTCGCTGCACGCCGCCCGGCTGCTGGGGCCCCAGGTCGAGGTCGTCCTCGCCGGCGGCCGGTACAGCCACGAGTACGACTCCTGCGCCGGGCCAGAGGTGCTCAACCTGCTCGACAGCATCCGCGCCGACGTCTCGTTCGTGTCGGTCACCGCCGTCGCCGTCGGGCGCCTGTTCCACCCCGATCGCGACTACGCCGAACTCAAGAAGGCCGCGCTGAAGGTCGCGAACCACACCGTCCTCGTCGTCGACCACTCGAAGTTCGGCCGCACCGCCACCTACGCGCACGGCGACGTCGGCGACTACGACCTGCTGATCACGGGCCAGGCCACACCCACCGAGGAGATCGAGGCCGCGTTGAACGCGGGCACCGCGATCGAGATCGTCGAACACGTCGCAGAGGGGCAGCCCTATGACAGCTGA
- the xylB gene encoding xylulokinase, translating to MTAELVAGIDSSTQSTKVVVCDAATGEIVRTGRASHPDGTEVAPAAWWDAFKEATNGLLDGVTAIGVGGQQHGMVTLDENDDVVRPALLWNDTRSAQAALDLIEELGGPSAWAKSVGSVPVASFTVTKLRWLAENEPELADRVARVLLPHDWLTWKLTGGDPVTDRGDASGTGYFSPSDNAYRLDVLSHAFGGRTPELPTVLGPADAAGHTPDGVLVSAGTGDNMAAALGLELQPGDAVVSLGTSGTVFGVAETGAADVSGEVAGFADATGRFLPLACTLNAARVLTATAAMLGATLSEFDRLALTAEPGAGGLTFLPYLDGERTPNLPGATGSLSGLTRDNMTPANLARSAVEGMLCGLAAGLDAVRAHGLDVQRVLLIGGGAQSRAVRAVAPLVFGVPVQLPEVAEYVALGAARQAAWALSSQAQASSAEPPSWQENQKLRLELDEPTEAQRAEGHRIQQRHLEAREAAYGVRRNLGED from the coding sequence ATGACAGCTGAACTGGTCGCCGGCATCGACTCGTCCACCCAGTCGACCAAGGTCGTCGTGTGCGACGCCGCCACCGGCGAAATCGTCCGGACCGGCCGCGCGTCGCACCCCGACGGCACCGAGGTCGCTCCCGCCGCCTGGTGGGACGCCTTCAAGGAAGCCACGAACGGCCTGCTCGACGGCGTCACGGCCATCGGCGTCGGCGGGCAGCAGCACGGCATGGTCACGCTGGACGAAAACGACGACGTGGTCCGGCCGGCGCTGCTCTGGAACGACACCCGCTCCGCGCAGGCGGCCCTCGACCTCATCGAGGAGCTCGGCGGGCCGTCGGCCTGGGCGAAGTCCGTCGGCTCGGTGCCGGTCGCCAGCTTCACCGTCACGAAGCTGCGCTGGCTGGCCGAGAACGAGCCGGAGCTCGCCGACCGCGTGGCGCGCGTGCTGCTCCCGCACGACTGGCTGACCTGGAAGCTCACCGGCGGCGACCCGGTCACCGACCGCGGCGACGCCTCCGGCACCGGCTACTTCTCGCCGTCGGACAACGCCTACCGCCTCGACGTCCTCAGCCACGCTTTCGGCGGCCGGACGCCGGAGCTGCCGACCGTGCTCGGCCCGGCCGACGCCGCCGGCCACACCCCGGACGGCGTGCTCGTCTCGGCCGGCACCGGGGACAACATGGCCGCCGCGCTGGGGCTGGAACTCCAGCCCGGCGACGCCGTCGTCTCGCTCGGCACCAGCGGCACCGTGTTCGGCGTCGCCGAGACCGGCGCGGCCGACGTAAGCGGCGAGGTCGCCGGGTTCGCCGACGCCACCGGCCGTTTCCTCCCGCTCGCCTGCACCCTCAACGCCGCCCGCGTCCTCACCGCGACGGCCGCGATGCTCGGCGCGACGCTCAGCGAGTTCGACCGCCTCGCCCTGACCGCCGAGCCGGGGGCCGGCGGCTTGACCTTCCTGCCGTACCTGGACGGCGAGCGCACCCCGAACCTGCCCGGCGCCACCGGCTCGCTGTCCGGGCTGACCAGGGACAACATGACCCCGGCGAACCTCGCGCGCAGCGCCGTCGAAGGCATGCTCTGCGGCCTGGCCGCCGGTCTCGACGCGGTGCGCGCGCACGGCCTCGACGTCCAGCGCGTGCTGCTGATCGGCGGGGGCGCGCAGTCGCGGGCCGTCCGGGCGGTCGCGCCGCTGGTGTTCGGCGTGCCCGTGCAGCTGCCCGAAGTCGCCGAGTACGTCGCGCTCGGCGCGGCGCGGCAGGCGGCGTGGGCCCTGTCTTCGCAGGCGCAGGCCTCCAGTGCGGAACCCCCGTCCTGGCAGGAGAACCAGAAGCTCCGGCTCGAGCTGGACGAGCCGACCGAGGCGCAGCGCGCCGAGGGCCACCGGATCCAGCAGCGCCACCTCGAAGCCCGCGAAGCGGCTTACGGGGTCCGGCGGAATCTCGGAGAGGACTGA
- a CDS encoding ABC transporter ATP-binding protein, with amino-acid sequence MASITYDKATRRYAGSERPAVDALDLEIADGEFLVLVGPSGCGKSTSLRMLAGLEDIDDGAVWIGDRDVTQLPPRSRDIAMVFQNYALYPHMTVAQNMGFALKIAGRPASEIKQKVLEAAKLLDIVDYLDRKPKALSGGQRQRVAMGRAIVREPQVFLMDEPLSNLDAKLRVSTRTQIAALQRRLGVTTVYVTHDQVEAMTMGDRVAVLSDGLLQQCDTPRALYDRPANAFVAGFIGSPAMNLVTAKLTADGAEVGGARVPLTRETIAAADGDTVTLGFRPEALEVATGDGTLPIKVDLVEELGSDAYVYGKLAETDAADNKSNVVARVDPRTPPAMGDTLHLRIRPDELHVFSATSGLRLP; translated from the coding sequence ATGGCTTCCATCACCTACGACAAGGCGACCCGGCGCTACGCCGGCTCGGAGCGCCCCGCGGTCGACGCGCTGGACCTGGAGATCGCCGACGGCGAGTTCCTCGTGCTGGTCGGCCCGTCCGGCTGCGGCAAGTCGACCAGCCTGCGCATGCTGGCCGGCCTCGAGGACATCGACGACGGCGCCGTCTGGATCGGCGACCGCGACGTCACCCAGCTGCCGCCGCGCTCGCGCGACATCGCGATGGTGTTCCAGAACTACGCGCTGTACCCGCACATGACGGTCGCGCAGAACATGGGCTTCGCGCTGAAGATCGCCGGCCGCCCCGCGTCCGAGATCAAGCAGAAGGTCCTCGAGGCCGCGAAGCTGCTGGACATCGTGGACTACCTCGACCGCAAGCCGAAGGCGCTCTCCGGTGGTCAGCGCCAGCGCGTCGCGATGGGCCGCGCGATCGTCCGCGAGCCGCAGGTCTTCCTCATGGACGAGCCGCTGTCGAACCTCGACGCCAAGCTGCGTGTGTCGACGCGTACGCAGATCGCCGCACTCCAGCGCCGCCTCGGCGTCACGACGGTGTACGTCACGCACGACCAGGTCGAAGCTATGACGATGGGTGACCGCGTCGCTGTGCTGTCGGACGGCCTGCTGCAGCAGTGCGACACCCCGCGCGCCCTGTACGACCGGCCCGCAAACGCTTTCGTCGCGGGCTTCATCGGTTCCCCGGCGATGAACCTCGTCACCGCGAAGCTGACGGCGGACGGCGCCGAGGTCGGTGGCGCGCGGGTGCCGCTGACCCGCGAGACCATCGCCGCGGCCGACGGGGACACCGTGACCCTCGGCTTCCGGCCGGAGGCCCTCGAGGTCGCCACCGGTGACGGCACCCTGCCGATCAAGGTGGACCTGGTCGAGGAGCTCGGCTCGGACGCCTACGTCTACGGCAAGCTCGCCGAGACCGACGCGGCCGACAACAAGTCCAACGTCGTCGCCCGGGTCGACCCGCGCACGCCGCCGGCCATGGGCGACACCCTGCACCTGCGGATCCGCCCCGACGAGCTGCACGTGTTCTCGGCCACGTCCGGGTTGCGCCTGCCCTGA
- the alr gene encoding alanine racemase, whose product MTPSFPRARVDIDLDAIRHNLTLLGARAPGSEVMAVVKADAYGHGALPVARAAVEAGATWLGTCSLGEALALREAGITARLFSWLDTPDVDFAPGVENDIDLAASSLGELRRISAAAKPGTPARVHLKIDTGLSRNGCPPAAWAELVEAAAAEPRVEVVAIWSHLACADEPEHPSIDLQAKRFAEAYDTARAAGLDPMRHLANSAALLTRPDLHFDIVRPGIAMYGLNPVPQPEDLRPAMTFRSAVALVKRIEAGESVSYGHTWTASRETNLALVPAGYADGVPRSLSGRMDVLLGGQRRPVAGRVCMDQLVVDCGDYEPSVGDEVVLFGAGAHGEPTAREWADKLGTIDYEIVTSMYRPRVRRRYLGERP is encoded by the coding sequence ATGACTCCCAGTTTCCCGCGGGCCCGGGTCGACATCGACCTCGACGCGATCCGCCACAACCTCACCCTGCTGGGCGCCCGCGCGCCCGGCTCCGAGGTGATGGCGGTGGTCAAAGCCGACGCCTACGGCCACGGCGCGCTGCCGGTGGCGCGCGCCGCGGTCGAGGCCGGGGCCACCTGGCTGGGCACCTGCTCGCTCGGCGAGGCCCTCGCCCTGCGCGAAGCCGGGATCACGGCCCGCCTGTTCAGCTGGCTGGACACCCCGGACGTCGACTTCGCGCCGGGCGTCGAAAACGACATCGACCTCGCCGCCAGCTCGCTGGGTGAGCTTCGCCGCATCTCGGCCGCGGCGAAACCGGGTACTCCGGCTCGTGTGCACCTCAAAATCGACACCGGGCTCTCGCGCAACGGCTGCCCGCCCGCCGCGTGGGCCGAACTGGTCGAAGCGGCGGCCGCCGAACCGCGGGTCGAAGTCGTCGCGATCTGGTCCCACCTCGCCTGCGCCGACGAGCCGGAACACCCCTCGATCGACCTGCAGGCCAAGCGCTTCGCCGAGGCCTACGACACCGCCCGCGCCGCCGGGCTCGACCCGATGCGGCACCTGGCGAACTCCGCGGCCCTGCTCACCCGCCCGGACCTGCACTTCGACATCGTCCGGCCCGGCATCGCGATGTACGGGCTGAACCCGGTGCCACAGCCGGAAGACCTGCGCCCGGCCATGACGTTCCGGTCAGCCGTCGCACTGGTCAAGCGGATCGAGGCCGGGGAATCGGTGTCCTACGGGCACACCTGGACTGCTTCGCGGGAGACGAATCTGGCGCTCGTCCCGGCCGGGTACGCCGACGGCGTCCCGCGGTCGCTGTCCGGCCGCATGGACGTACTCCTCGGCGGGCAGCGGCGGCCGGTCGCCGGGCGCGTCTGCATGGACCAGCTGGTGGTCGACTGCGGTGACTACGAGCCTTCCGTCGGCGACGAGGTCGTCCTCTTCGGCGCCGGCGCGCACGGTGAGCCGACGGCCCGGGAATGGGCCGACAAGCTGGGCACCATCGACTACGAGATCGTGACCTCGATGTACCGGCCGCGGGTGCGGCGCCGGTATCTGGGGGAACGCCCGTGA
- a CDS encoding alpha/beta fold hydrolase, producing MTPSRRLLAIAGGVGALATGTAAAIAVAAQQRRHSEDPYVDEPLGELKPDRTSTVAAEDGTPLSVEEIDPEDGGEPELTVVGVHGFALSRRCWHFQRRDLASLRLPRVRQVYYDHRSHGLSGAASTETSTIEQLARDLDCVLRSVVPEGPIVLMGHSMGGMVIMELAAEFPELFEERVEGVAFIATAAGEVGARGLPRSLLSKYNPLTRAAGGLAGWQPGLVEFVRAAGGQLTRQAVRRLAFGSRDVAPRLVDFMLEMLEVTPVRGLVNFIDTLGSHNRYAALAGLKHAQVLVIGGDSDRFTPFAHAERIAAELPDAELVRVRGAGHMVQLEQPELVNSHLIDLLQRCSGVDGESSSRRTWWWQR from the coding sequence GTGACACCTTCACGACGATTGCTGGCCATCGCCGGCGGGGTCGGGGCCCTGGCCACCGGTACCGCCGCCGCCATCGCGGTCGCCGCGCAGCAGCGGCGGCACAGTGAGGATCCGTACGTGGACGAGCCGTTGGGGGAGCTGAAGCCGGACCGCACTTCGACGGTCGCGGCCGAGGACGGCACGCCGCTTTCGGTCGAGGAGATCGACCCGGAAGACGGCGGTGAACCGGAACTGACCGTCGTGGGGGTCCACGGCTTCGCGCTTTCGCGGCGCTGCTGGCATTTCCAGCGTCGTGACCTCGCCTCGCTTCGGCTGCCTCGCGTGCGTCAGGTGTACTACGACCACCGCAGCCACGGCCTGTCCGGCGCGGCTTCGACCGAGACGTCGACCATCGAACAGCTGGCCCGGGACCTGGACTGCGTGCTGCGTTCCGTGGTGCCGGAGGGGCCCATCGTGCTGATGGGGCATTCGATGGGCGGCATGGTGATCATGGAGCTGGCCGCCGAGTTCCCTGAGCTGTTCGAAGAGCGGGTGGAAGGTGTTGCCTTCATCGCGACGGCGGCGGGCGAAGTCGGCGCACGCGGGTTGCCGCGTTCGCTGCTCTCGAAGTACAACCCGCTGACGCGCGCCGCCGGCGGGCTCGCCGGCTGGCAGCCGGGGCTGGTGGAGTTCGTCCGCGCGGCGGGCGGCCAGCTGACGCGCCAGGCCGTGCGCCGGCTGGCGTTCGGGAGCCGCGACGTCGCCCCGCGGCTCGTCGACTTCATGCTCGAGATGCTGGAAGTGACGCCGGTGCGCGGGCTCGTCAACTTCATCGACACGCTCGGCAGCCACAACCGCTACGCCGCGCTGGCCGGCCTGAAGCACGCGCAAGTGCTGGTCATCGGCGGCGATTCGGACCGGTTCACGCCGTTCGCGCACGCCGAGCGGATCGCGGCCGAGCTGCCCGACGCCGAGCTGGTGCGCGTCCGCGGCGCCGGGCACATGGTCCAGCTCGAGCAGCCCGAGCTGGTGAACAGCCATCTGATCGATCTCCTGCAACGCTGTTCCGGTGTGGACGGCGAATCCTCGTCCCGGCGAACCTGGTGGTGGCAGCGTTGA
- the tsaE gene encoding tRNA (adenosine(37)-N6)-threonylcarbamoyltransferase complex ATPase subunit type 1 TsaE translates to MSFVFPTPEDTMEFGRSLGRSLRAGDLVLLAGPLGAGKTTLTRGIADGLGVGGRVSSPTFVLARVHPAGSAGVPLVHVDAYRLGGDLSQLDDLDLDTDLERSAIVVEWGEGSAERLSEDYLVVRLDRREDDVREITLEPHGTWADRTPELAQA, encoded by the coding sequence TTGAGTTTCGTGTTCCCGACCCCCGAAGACACGATGGAGTTCGGGCGGTCCCTCGGCCGTTCCCTGCGCGCGGGTGACCTGGTGCTGCTCGCGGGTCCGCTCGGCGCGGGCAAGACGACGCTGACCCGCGGCATCGCGGACGGCCTCGGTGTCGGCGGCCGGGTGAGTTCCCCGACGTTCGTGCTGGCCCGCGTCCACCCGGCGGGCTCGGCGGGTGTCCCCCTGGTGCACGTGGACGCGTACCGCCTGGGCGGCGACCTGTCCCAGCTGGACGACCTGGACCTGGACACGGACCTCGAGCGTTCGGCGATCGTGGTCGAGTGGGGTGAGGGGTCGGCGGAGCGGCTGTCGGAGGATTACCTGGTGGTCCGCCTGGACCGCCGCGAGGACGACGTCCGCGAGATCACCCTCGAACCGCACGGCACCTGGGCCGACCGCACTCCGGAGCTGGCACAGGCGTGA